The following proteins are encoded in a genomic region of Nitrospinota bacterium:
- a CDS encoding glutamate-5-semialdehyde dehydrogenase, with amino-acid sequence MTEKNPWDAYVSAKAEEAKRASRSLAALSTAVKDAALLAMAQALVDQTKVLLEANAEDLVGAEEKGLTKAMIDRLTLTEARVEEMARGLSEVAALPDPVGEVLGTWRRPNGLEVGRVRVPLGVIGIIYESRPNVTSDTAGLCLKSGNAVILRGGSEAIHSNAAIAGVIKQAAAEAGIPAGAIQFLEETDRAVVSAMLKLDKLIDVIIPRGGEGLVRAVTEASTIPVLKHDKGIVHIYIDAEADHSMAEDIVINAKTQRPGVCNAVETLLVHEAIAPTLLPSLLKELQQRGVEIRGCEKTQALGDDVVPATEEDWDAEHLDLILSVKVLEGYEEALAHIERHSSRLTEAIITNNYTTARRFLREVDSACVFVNASTRFTDGNEFGLGAEMGVSTSKLHVRGPVGLADLTSVKYFIFGDGQVRT; translated from the coding sequence ATGACGGAGAAAAACCCCTGGGATGCTTACGTTTCGGCTAAAGCTGAGGAGGCGAAACGCGCCTCCCGGAGCCTGGCCGCGCTGAGCACGGCCGTTAAGGACGCTGCCCTCCTCGCTATGGCCCAAGCCCTGGTGGACCAAACCAAGGTTCTCCTCGAGGCCAATGCCGAAGACCTTGTCGGCGCCGAGGAAAAGGGCTTGACGAAGGCGATGATCGACCGGCTCACTCTCACGGAGGCTCGAGTCGAAGAGATGGCCAGGGGCTTAAGCGAAGTGGCCGCACTTCCCGACCCCGTGGGGGAGGTTCTCGGCACGTGGCGGCGGCCCAACGGGCTCGAGGTGGGCCGAGTCAGAGTGCCCCTGGGGGTCATCGGCATCATCTACGAGTCGAGGCCCAACGTCACGTCCGACACCGCCGGGCTGTGTCTGAAGAGCGGCAACGCGGTCATCCTTCGAGGGGGCTCCGAGGCCATTCATTCCAATGCCGCCATCGCCGGCGTCATCAAACAGGCCGCAGCCGAAGCCGGAATTCCTGCCGGAGCCATTCAATTTCTCGAGGAGACCGACAGAGCTGTGGTATCGGCGATGCTCAAGCTCGACAAGCTCATCGACGTCATTATCCCTCGGGGTGGCGAAGGGCTCGTCAGGGCGGTTACCGAGGCCTCAACCATCCCTGTCCTCAAGCATGACAAGGGTATCGTGCACATCTACATTGACGCTGAAGCCGATCACTCCATGGCGGAGGACATAGTCATCAACGCCAAGACCCAGCGCCCAGGGGTCTGCAACGCGGTCGAGACGCTCCTGGTCCACGAAGCCATCGCCCCTACCCTGCTGCCATCTCTGCTTAAAGAGCTTCAGCAAAGGGGAGTGGAAATCCGAGGCTGCGAAAAAACCCAAGCGCTGGGGGACGACGTGGTTCCCGCCACCGAGGAGGACTGGGACGCCGAGCACCTCGACCTCATCCTCTCGGTAAAGGTGCTGGAGGGCTACGAAGAGGCATTGGCGCACATAGAGCGGCACAGCTCTCGGCTCACCGAAGCCATCATAACCAACAATTACACGACGGCCAGACGATTTCTCAGGGAGGTTGACTCGGCCTGCGTTTTCGTCAACGCCTCCACCCGATTCACCGACGGAAACGAGTTCGGCCTCGGCGCCGAGATGGGAGTCTCCACATCCAAGCTCCACGTCAGGGGGCCCGTCGGGCTGGCTGACCTGACGAGCGTTAAATACTTTATCTTCGGCGATGGTCAGGTCCGCACCTGA